A stretch of the Sphingobacterium thalpophilum genome encodes the following:
- the gndA gene encoding NADP-dependent phosphogluconate dehydrogenase has product MSIDKMNNYDFGIVGLGVMGRNLLLNIADKGFAIAGLDLDPQKAESLEAEASEGHRIKVTTQVKEFIGALQQPRAIMLLVPAGKPVDMAIASLVPLLDKGDIIIDGGNSYFADTDRRFNELSGMGIHFFGMGISGGESGARRGPSLMPGGDKKAYERLRPIFEAVSAKVNGEPCVEFLGNGSAGNYVKMVHNGIEYGIMQLIAETYDLMKRLYGFDTQTVQQTFEKWNEGELNSFLLEITAQILKKKEGDQYLVDLISDWARSKGTGKWTSQNAMDLQVPVPVIDAAVNMRDMSKYKPERLEAAKLLHWDGHAVDLPATTLIDRLKQALYFVIITTYAQGLAQLTVASESYSYELDLRVVTKVWRGGCIIRAALLEDFRKAYAANPDLRNILLDNTIAQKLLSTQASLREVLKDAIANGIPVSGYVNALSYFDAYRSEKLPTNIIQAQRDYFGAHTYERIDQEGIFHTLWD; this is encoded by the coding sequence ATGAGTATAGATAAAATGAATAATTACGATTTTGGAATTGTTGGACTCGGCGTAATGGGACGTAATTTATTGCTGAACATTGCCGACAAGGGTTTCGCGATAGCTGGATTAGACCTTGATCCACAGAAAGCTGAGTCATTGGAAGCTGAAGCAAGTGAAGGACATCGCATCAAAGTGACGACCCAAGTAAAAGAGTTTATAGGGGCTTTGCAACAACCCAGAGCAATTATGCTGTTGGTGCCGGCCGGAAAGCCGGTTGATATGGCGATTGCCAGCCTTGTTCCGCTTTTGGACAAAGGAGATATAATCATCGACGGCGGAAACAGCTACTTCGCGGATACGGACAGAAGATTTAATGAGCTTTCCGGGATGGGTATACATTTCTTCGGAATGGGTATATCTGGAGGAGAGAGTGGCGCTCGTCGCGGGCCGAGTTTGATGCCCGGTGGCGACAAAAAGGCATACGAAAGACTAAGGCCAATATTTGAGGCGGTTTCGGCCAAGGTAAACGGCGAGCCCTGTGTGGAATTTCTAGGCAACGGGTCGGCCGGAAATTATGTAAAGATGGTGCATAACGGTATCGAATATGGGATCATGCAGTTGATTGCAGAGACCTATGACCTGATGAAAAGATTATATGGTTTTGACACACAAACCGTACAGCAGACCTTCGAAAAATGGAACGAGGGCGAACTAAACTCGTTCTTGCTTGAGATTACCGCCCAGATTCTGAAGAAAAAAGAAGGTGACCAATATTTGGTGGACCTGATTTCAGATTGGGCAAGATCAAAAGGAACGGGTAAATGGACTTCGCAAAATGCGATGGACCTACAGGTGCCAGTGCCCGTGATTGATGCAGCGGTCAATATGCGCGATATGTCCAAATATAAACCCGAGCGTTTGGAGGCAGCAAAATTACTTCATTGGGATGGACACGCTGTTGACCTTCCCGCAACAACGCTCATCGATCGCTTAAAACAGGCATTGTACTTTGTGATCATCACGACCTATGCGCAAGGTTTGGCACAGCTTACTGTTGCATCGGAAAGCTACAGCTATGAGCTAGATTTACGGGTGGTAACCAAAGTTTGGCGCGGCGGCTGTATTATTCGCGCGGCTTTGCTCGAGGATTTTAGAAAAGCCTATGCGGCTAATCCGGACTTGCGCAATATCCTACTCGATAACACCATTGCACAAAAGTTGCTGAGTACGCAGGCCAGCCTTCGCGAGGTATTGAAAGATGCTATCGCAAACGGCATACCCGTATCTGGATACGTAAACGCACTTTCTTATTTTGATGCCTACCGATCCGAAAAATTACCTACAAATATTATACAAGCACAACGTGACTATTTTGGTGCACATACCTATGAGCGTATTGATCAGGAAGGTATCTTTCACACCCTTTGGGATTAA
- a CDS encoding ABC-F family ATP-binding cassette domain-containing protein — MIDVNNISVSFGGTTLFSDVSFSINENDKIALMGKNGAGKSTLLKIIAGVGKASTGHVAGPKDAVIAYLPQHLLTEDHVTVFEEASKAFEQVYRMRDELERLNEQLTIRTDYESDDYMLLIERVSELSEKFYSIEEVNYDAEVEKVLKGLGFERSDFTRQTSEFSGGWRMRIELAKILLKKPDLILLDEPTNHMDIESIQWLEDFLLNSAKAVIVISHDRAFVDNITNRTIEVTMGRIYDYRAKYSHYLELRQERRQHQLKAYEEQQRFIADNQEFIDRFRGTYSKTLQVQSRVKMLEKLEIIEVDEVDTSALRLKFPPSPRSGQYPVIVEDLTKSYGDHVVFEKANMVIERGEKVAFVGKNGEGKSTMIKAIMGEIDFEGTLKIGHNAKIGYFAQNQAALLDGELTVFDTIDQIAVGDVRVKMKDLLGAFMFSGDDTTKKVKVLSGGERTRLAMIKLLLEPVNVLILDEPTNHLDMRTKDIIKDALKDFDGTLILVSHDRDFLDGLAQKVFEFGNKRVREHFEDIKGFLEYKKMSSLKDIER, encoded by the coding sequence GTGATTGACGTAAATAATATTTCTGTTTCGTTCGGGGGAACGACTCTTTTTTCGGATGTATCGTTTTCCATCAATGAGAATGATAAGATCGCTTTGATGGGTAAGAACGGTGCTGGTAAATCTACCCTGTTGAAAATTATCGCGGGCGTGGGTAAGGCTTCTACAGGGCATGTCGCGGGCCCGAAGGATGCGGTCATCGCATACCTGCCGCAGCACCTGCTGACTGAGGATCATGTAACGGTCTTTGAGGAGGCTTCTAAGGCTTTTGAGCAGGTGTATCGTATGCGTGATGAGCTGGAGCGTCTGAATGAGCAGCTGACTATCCGTACAGACTATGAATCGGATGATTATATGTTGTTGATCGAACGTGTGTCGGAGCTGAGTGAGAAGTTTTATTCGATCGAGGAGGTGAATTACGATGCGGAGGTGGAAAAGGTGTTGAAGGGGCTTGGTTTTGAGCGCTCGGATTTTACCCGGCAGACCTCGGAGTTTTCTGGTGGCTGGCGTATGCGTATCGAACTGGCTAAAATTTTGTTAAAAAAACCTGATCTGATTTTGCTGGATGAGCCGACTAACCACATGGATATTGAAAGTATTCAATGGCTGGAGGACTTTTTGCTAAATTCTGCGAAAGCGGTGATTGTCATTTCACACGACAGGGCTTTTGTGGACAATATTACAAACCGTACGATTGAGGTGACGATGGGCCGTATCTACGATTATCGAGCCAAGTATAGCCATTATCTGGAATTGCGTCAGGAACGTCGTCAGCACCAGTTGAAAGCATATGAGGAGCAGCAGCGCTTTATTGCGGATAATCAGGAGTTTATCGACCGTTTTAGGGGGACATACTCCAAAACTTTGCAGGTACAGTCTCGGGTCAAAATGCTGGAGAAACTGGAGATCATTGAGGTGGATGAAGTGGATACTTCGGCCTTGCGTCTGAAATTTCCTCCATCTCCGCGGTCTGGCCAATATCCGGTCATTGTGGAGGACCTGACCAAATCCTATGGCGACCATGTGGTGTTCGAAAAGGCCAATATGGTTATTGAACGTGGTGAAAAGGTGGCGTTTGTCGGAAAGAATGGTGAAGGTAAATCAACGATGATCAAAGCAATAATGGGTGAAATTGACTTTGAAGGTACATTGAAGATCGGCCACAATGCGAAGATCGGTTACTTTGCCCAAAATCAGGCGGCATTGCTGGATGGCGAGCTGACGGTTTTTGATACGATTGATCAGATTGCTGTCGGCGATGTGCGTGTCAAAATGAAAGATCTCTTAGGGGCCTTTATGTTTAGCGGTGATGACACCACCAAAAAGGTGAAGGTACTGTCGGGTGGTGAACGGACGCGCCTGGCGATGATCAAACTGCTGTTGGAGCCTGTGAATGTACTGATTCTGGATGAGCCTACCAACCATCTGGATATGCGGACCAAAGATATTATCAAGGATGCATTGAAAGATTTTGATGGCACCTTGATTCTTGTTTCGCACGACCGTGACTTCTTGGATGGTCTGGCACAAAAGGTATTTGAATTTGGAAATAAACGTGTGCGTGAACACTTTGAGGACATCAAAGGGTTTCTTGAGTATAAGAAGATGAGCAGTTTGAAGGATATTGAGCGATAG
- the trmD gene encoding tRNA (guanosine(37)-N1)-methyltransferase TrmD — MRFDIITVLPDLLESPFAHSILQRAKNKGLAEIHVHNLRDYSTNKHKSVDDYPYGGGSGMVLQIEPFARCIEQLQAERAYDEIIYMTPDGETFNQDIANGLSTKGNIMILCGHYKGIDQRIRDIYVTKEISIGDYVLSGGELPAAIVTDAIIRLIPGVLSDETSALSDSFQDGLLDAPIYTRPADWKGHKVPDILLSGHEAKIATWKHEQQLKRTQERRPDLLND, encoded by the coding sequence ATGCGATTTGATATCATTACAGTCTTACCAGACCTTTTAGAAAGCCCATTTGCACACTCCATATTGCAGCGGGCAAAAAACAAAGGCCTCGCCGAAATACACGTACACAATTTAAGAGATTACTCCACCAATAAACACAAGAGTGTGGACGACTATCCCTATGGCGGCGGTTCAGGTATGGTGCTCCAGATCGAACCATTCGCCCGATGCATAGAACAGCTTCAGGCCGAACGGGCATACGACGAAATTATCTATATGACACCCGATGGCGAAACATTTAATCAAGATATCGCCAACGGATTGTCGACCAAAGGAAATATCATGATCCTCTGCGGACATTATAAAGGAATAGACCAGCGCATTCGGGATATCTACGTGACAAAAGAAATTTCCATAGGCGACTATGTGCTCTCAGGAGGAGAGCTTCCGGCAGCCATTGTTACAGACGCCATTATCCGCCTGATTCCCGGTGTGCTGTCCGACGAAACCTCCGCGCTTTCCGACTCCTTTCAGGATGGTCTGCTCGACGCACCGATCTATACCCGCCCTGCAGACTGGAAAGGGCACAAAGTACCAGACATTTTGCTCAGCGGACATGAAGCGAAAATCGCTACGTGGAAACACGAGCAGCAGCTGAAAAGAACCCAGGAAAGACGCCCCGATTTATTAAATGATTAA
- a CDS encoding anthranilate synthase component I family protein codes for MKFRFKTESRKLLADTTTPVSIYLRLRDIFPNSLLLESSDYHSRDNNISYICCQPIAGIQLDERELTLTFPGKERIVKDAQHIDLRQEVSDFRNSFEDATIAELNLISNGLFGYFTFDCIEHFEDIKLTTEPDPARKIPFMQYHVYKYVIAIDHFRNQLYIFEHLLEDEASELERMQFLIQNKNFPEYSFKLAGEESSNRSDEEHRQLVKKMKEHIQRGDVFQIVPSRGFRTPFSGDEFNVYRALRSINPSPYLFYFDYGDFKLFGSSPEAQLRIHGSQATIFPIAGTFKRTGNMDEDQKIASRLKQDPKETSEHVMLVDLARNDLSRHCTQVKVESYMEPQYYSHIIHLVSKVTGTLKDNVNPFDIVGDTYPAGTLSGAPKHMALTLIDRYEGLQRSFYSGAIGFMGFNGDFNHAIMIRSFLSKQNTLHYQAGGGIVLDSDPEMELQEVNNKIAALRKALQLAETL; via the coding sequence ATGAAGTTCAGATTCAAAACAGAAAGCAGGAAACTGCTGGCCGACACGACCACACCGGTGAGTATTTATCTCCGGCTACGGGATATCTTTCCCAACTCACTACTATTGGAAAGTTCCGACTACCACAGTCGTGACAACAACATCAGTTACATCTGCTGCCAGCCCATTGCCGGCATACAGCTGGACGAAAGAGAACTAACCTTGACTTTCCCCGGAAAAGAAAGAATTGTCAAGGATGCACAGCACATCGATCTACGTCAGGAAGTTTCGGACTTCAGAAATTCGTTTGAAGATGCTACCATTGCCGAGCTCAACCTGATCTCCAATGGTCTATTCGGTTACTTTACTTTCGATTGCATCGAACATTTCGAAGATATCAAGCTGACCACAGAGCCCGATCCTGCACGCAAAATACCATTTATGCAATACCATGTCTACAAGTATGTTATTGCGATAGACCACTTCCGAAATCAGCTCTATATCTTCGAACATCTACTGGAAGATGAGGCATCGGAACTGGAAAGAATGCAATTCCTTATTCAGAACAAAAACTTCCCCGAATATTCGTTCAAGCTGGCAGGAGAGGAAAGTTCCAACCGTAGTGACGAAGAGCACCGCCAGCTTGTCAAAAAGATGAAAGAACATATCCAGCGTGGCGATGTTTTTCAGATCGTTCCTTCGCGCGGTTTCCGGACTCCTTTCTCAGGCGATGAATTTAACGTCTACCGGGCACTACGTTCCATTAACCCCTCTCCTTATTTATTCTACTTTGATTACGGTGATTTTAAATTATTCGGTTCGTCTCCAGAAGCACAATTGCGTATCCATGGCAGTCAGGCGACTATTTTTCCGATCGCGGGAACGTTTAAGAGGACAGGCAATATGGATGAAGATCAAAAAATCGCTTCTAGGCTTAAGCAAGACCCAAAAGAAACCTCAGAACACGTGATGCTGGTCGACCTGGCACGCAATGACCTGAGCAGACATTGTACACAGGTTAAAGTAGAATCCTATATGGAACCCCAATATTATTCGCATATTATCCACTTGGTGTCTAAAGTGACCGGAACCTTAAAGGATAATGTCAATCCTTTTGACATCGTTGGCGACACCTATCCCGCCGGTACGCTGTCAGGTGCTCCAAAGCATATGGCATTGACACTGATAGACCGTTACGAAGGCCTACAGCGCTCCTTTTATTCCGGCGCTATCGGTTTTATGGGATTTAATGGGGATTTCAACCATGCGATCATGATCCGTTCCTTCTTAAGCAAACAGAATACGCTTCACTATCAGGCCGGCGGCGGAATCGTACTGGATTCAGACCCCGAAATGGAACTTCAGGAAGTCAATAATAAAATCGCCGCATTGCGGAAAGCCCTACAATTAGCAGAAACATTATGA
- a CDS encoding anthranilate synthase component II — MSNNKIVVIDNYDSFTYNLVHLLQELGQDYVVLRNDKFKLEDLEPFDKILLSPGPGIPEEAGLLLDVIRTYAPHKSILGICLGQQAIAEVFGGTLFNMEKPLHGVATNIHVTDESEKLFRDFPKDSKIGRYHSWAVSKDTLPPTLKVTAIDENGIIMALTHTEYDVRGMQFHPESVLTTNGKKLIENWLS, encoded by the coding sequence ATGAGCAACAATAAGATCGTCGTCATCGATAATTACGATTCCTTCACCTACAATCTGGTTCATCTGCTTCAGGAACTTGGCCAGGATTATGTGGTGCTACGCAATGACAAATTTAAGCTGGAGGACCTGGAGCCGTTCGACAAGATCCTCCTCTCCCCCGGTCCGGGTATACCGGAAGAAGCCGGCTTGCTGCTGGATGTAATCCGTACTTACGCCCCACATAAAAGTATATTGGGGATTTGCTTAGGTCAACAGGCCATCGCTGAAGTATTTGGAGGTACGCTGTTCAATATGGAAAAACCACTGCACGGCGTAGCCACAAACATTCACGTTACCGACGAATCCGAGAAACTGTTTCGAGACTTCCCAAAGGATTCTAAAATAGGTCGCTACCACTCCTGGGCGGTGAGCAAAGACACCCTGCCGCCCACCCTCAAAGTGACGGCAATAGACGAAAATGGTATCATCATGGCCTTGACCCATACGGAATACGATGTCAGAGGCATGCAGTTCCATCCGGAATCAGTATTAACAACAAATGGGAAAAAATTAATTGAAAACTGGTTATCTTAG
- the trpC gene encoding indole-3-glycerol phosphate synthase TrpC, translating into MTILDKIIERKKIEVEKAKASVPLEELVNYPYFNVACLSLRESILDPDKTGIIAEYKRASPSKGDINSSARVEDVVKAYEEAGASAVSVLTDSEFFKGTLEDLSNARQAISIPILRKEFIVDKYQIAEAKAYGADVILLIAACLKKEEVREFAAYAHQIGLNVLLEVHNEQELLDNLFDDIDAIGVNNRNLKDFSVDIQHSYDLLDKIPSEYIKVSESGISNPQTIRELKKAGFQAFLIGENFMKTDDPGQAIRDFVREI; encoded by the coding sequence ATGACTATACTCGATAAAATCATAGAACGGAAAAAAATAGAGGTCGAAAAAGCGAAAGCTTCGGTACCCTTGGAGGAATTAGTAAACTATCCCTACTTCAATGTGGCCTGTCTGTCGCTGCGGGAATCCATCTTGGATCCTGATAAAACAGGGATCATCGCCGAATACAAAAGAGCCTCACCATCAAAAGGTGATATCAACAGCAGTGCAAGGGTAGAAGATGTTGTAAAGGCGTACGAAGAAGCGGGAGCTTCAGCAGTTTCTGTCCTGACCGATAGTGAGTTTTTTAAAGGTACTTTAGAGGATCTATCCAATGCACGTCAAGCGATCAGTATTCCTATCCTTCGTAAAGAATTTATTGTGGATAAATATCAGATTGCAGAAGCCAAAGCTTACGGGGCTGATGTTATTCTTCTTATAGCGGCATGCCTCAAAAAAGAGGAGGTTCGGGAGTTCGCGGCCTACGCCCATCAGATCGGACTGAATGTTCTGCTCGAAGTACATAATGAGCAGGAATTGCTCGACAACCTTTTCGATGATATCGATGCCATCGGTGTAAATAACCGAAACCTGAAAGACTTCTCGGTTGACATTCAGCATTCTTATGACCTGTTGGACAAAATACCTTCAGAATATATCAAGGTATCGGAAAGTGGCATATCCAACCCCCAAACCATCCGGGAGTTAAAAAAAGCAGGATTCCAAGCCTTTCTGATCGGCGAAAACTTTATGAAAACAGACGATCCCGGGCAGGCAATCAGGGATTTTGTGAGAGAAATATAG
- the dusB gene encoding tRNA dihydrouridine synthase DusB encodes MSVKIGENIDLGEFPLLLAPMEDVSDPPFRYVCKQNGVDLMYTEFISSEGLIRDAAKSIQKLDIFEYERPIGIQIFGGDIEHMRQSAEICTKANPDLIDINYGCPVKKVVCKGAGSSLLQDIDKMVAMTKAVVEATHLPVTVKTRLGWDDNTKNVYEVAERLQDVGIKALAIHGRTRAQLYKGQADWSMIRDVKRNPRIKIPIFGNGDVDSVEKAAAWRQEYEVDGIMIGRAAIGYPWIFREIKHFFNTGERLEGPTIAERVDVCKTHLIKSIEWKGDKLGIFEMRRHYANYFKGIPNFKESRMKLVSLQTKEEILEVLEEIEHTFHTELI; translated from the coding sequence ATGTCGGTCAAGATTGGTGAAAATATTGATTTGGGAGAATTTCCTTTGTTACTCGCGCCGATGGAAGATGTTAGCGATCCTCCATTTCGGTATGTTTGTAAACAGAACGGTGTTGATTTAATGTATACTGAATTTATCTCCTCCGAGGGGTTAATTCGTGATGCAGCCAAATCAATCCAAAAACTCGATATTTTTGAGTATGAAAGGCCTATCGGCATTCAGATATTCGGTGGCGATATTGAGCATATGCGGCAATCTGCGGAGATCTGTACCAAAGCAAATCCCGACCTGATCGATATCAATTACGGCTGTCCTGTCAAAAAGGTGGTCTGTAAAGGAGCTGGATCCTCGCTATTGCAGGATATAGATAAAATGGTGGCAATGACCAAGGCAGTGGTAGAAGCAACACATTTACCGGTCACCGTTAAGACACGCCTGGGCTGGGACGATAACACCAAGAACGTGTATGAGGTCGCAGAGCGGTTACAAGATGTGGGTATCAAAGCACTGGCAATACATGGACGTACACGCGCCCAGTTATATAAAGGACAGGCAGACTGGTCCATGATCCGGGATGTAAAACGCAACCCGCGCATCAAGATCCCGATATTCGGCAACGGAGACGTCGATTCAGTAGAAAAAGCTGCCGCATGGAGACAAGAATATGAAGTCGATGGAATCATGATCGGGCGTGCAGCCATAGGGTATCCCTGGATTTTCCGTGAAATCAAGCATTTCTTCAACACCGGTGAGCGCCTCGAAGGCCCGACCATTGCCGAGCGTGTGGACGTATGCAAAACCCACCTCATCAAATCGATCGAATGGAAAGGCGATAAACTCGGGATTTTCGAGATGCGCAGACACTACGCAAATTATTTCAAAGGCATTCCAAACTTTAAAGAATCTCGCATGAAACTTGTGAGCTTACAGACAAAAGAAGAAATTCTGGAAGTGCTCGAGGAGATTGAACACACATTCCACACAGAATTAATATAA
- a CDS encoding lipopolysaccharide biosynthesis protein, giving the protein MSTVKKFLSDTVIYGVTTIVSRMIGFLMTPLYLRKFKDAAVYGIYSNFYAWMSMLNAVLAFGMETTYFRYLQKVESEDRDKVYNNSLFVTLITSGLLLLSVFVFTSPIAAWFADGGDVSVYEQYIKYFAFILVADALAVVPFTKLRAEGRPYKYSALKFINIGITVVSNLFFIVFLPSWVHTYSFWENFAGAWFKEGWIGYVFISNLLASLVTLLLLLPELLAFRFRFDRKLMHEMLRYSLPILVANISFIINENLDKMFFPKLMPGEAGKEDLGIYGAVAKLAVFLSLFVTAFRLGAEPFFFSYSKNQNASKTYAVIMEYFVILMVVAMVGLTVNLDWLKYFIRGNEKEIAAYWTGLKIVPILLFNYVLLGIYMNLSIWYKLTDHTRYAIYISGIGAVITILLNIWLIPIYSYVGAVLSTTMVYLVMIGFSLYWGQKYYPIPYKLLKIVLYLAMGLLISWLSFQIFESNIWIGNFMLLLLLFAVYMLEKDGLVRLIRRK; this is encoded by the coding sequence GTGTCTACAGTCAAAAAATTTCTTAGTGATACGGTCATCTATGGTGTGACTACTATTGTTTCGAGGATGATCGGATTCCTAATGACTCCGCTCTACCTTCGTAAATTTAAGGATGCAGCAGTCTATGGGATTTATTCGAATTTCTATGCCTGGATGTCGATGTTAAATGCTGTTCTGGCATTTGGTATGGAGACAACCTATTTCAGGTACCTCCAGAAAGTTGAATCAGAAGATAGGGATAAGGTTTACAATAACAGTTTGTTTGTTACCTTGATCACCTCAGGGCTATTGCTACTATCCGTGTTTGTTTTCACAAGCCCCATCGCGGCATGGTTTGCTGACGGGGGAGATGTCTCCGTATACGAGCAATATATTAAATACTTTGCATTTATCCTTGTAGCAGATGCGCTTGCAGTTGTGCCGTTTACCAAATTGCGTGCTGAGGGCAGGCCTTATAAGTACAGCGCTCTTAAATTCATCAATATCGGTATTACGGTAGTTTCAAATCTGTTTTTTATCGTTTTTCTTCCCAGCTGGGTGCATACTTACAGTTTTTGGGAAAATTTTGCAGGCGCATGGTTTAAAGAAGGCTGGATCGGTTATGTTTTTATTTCTAATTTACTGGCGAGTTTGGTCACTTTACTTTTGTTATTGCCTGAATTATTAGCTTTTCGGTTTAGATTTGATCGAAAATTAATGCATGAAATGCTGAGATATAGCCTTCCTATATTGGTCGCTAACATTTCATTTATTATAAATGAGAATCTGGATAAAATGTTCTTTCCCAAACTAATGCCAGGCGAAGCGGGGAAAGAAGATTTGGGTATATATGGAGCTGTTGCGAAGCTGGCGGTATTTCTCAGTTTGTTTGTTACAGCCTTTAGATTGGGGGCAGAACCATTCTTCTTTTCCTATTCTAAAAATCAGAACGCTTCCAAAACTTATGCAGTGATCATGGAGTACTTCGTTATCCTGATGGTTGTCGCAATGGTGGGCCTGACAGTCAATCTGGACTGGTTGAAATATTTTATCCGAGGCAATGAAAAGGAGATCGCTGCTTATTGGACGGGACTAAAAATAGTCCCTATTCTTTTGTTTAACTATGTCTTGTTGGGTATATATATGAATCTTTCCATTTGGTATAAGCTGACTGACCACACACGTTATGCGATTTATATCTCAGGGATAGGTGCTGTCATTACTATCCTTCTTAATATCTGGCTTATTCCCATTTATTCTTATGTCGGGGCAGTGCTGTCTACCACGATGGTGTATCTAGTTATGATAGGGTTTTCACTTTACTGGGGTCAAAAATATTATCCTATCCCTTATAAATTGTTGAAGATTGTTCTCTATTTGGCGATGGGACTTTTGATCTCCTGGCTTAGCTTCCAAATTTTTGAAAGTAATATCTGGATCGGGAACTTTATGCTCCTTCTCCTGTTATTTGCGGTCTATATGCTTGAAAAGGATGGACTGGTGCGCCTGATCCGGCGGAAGTAA
- a CDS encoding acylphosphatase, whose amino-acid sequence MKHLNISVRGKVQGVFFRLTTKAVADQVGVKGFVMNQQDGSVYIEAEGDDFALDALLDFCQEGPEKSVVEAVEVQEGELKGFSNFEVVKKAQS is encoded by the coding sequence ATGAAACATTTGAACATTTCAGTAAGAGGCAAAGTACAAGGAGTCTTTTTCCGATTGACCACCAAAGCCGTTGCAGACCAGGTTGGTGTCAAGGGGTTTGTTATGAACCAGCAGGACGGTTCTGTTTATATCGAGGCGGAAGGTGACGATTTCGCTCTTGATGCATTGTTGGATTTCTGCCAGGAAGGTCCAGAAAAATCAGTGGTCGAAGCTGTAGAGGTACAGGAGGGCGAACTGAAGGGTTTTTCGAATTTTGAAGTGGTTAAAAAAGCGCAATCCTAA
- a CDS encoding amidohydrolase family protein gives MLKYLSANYILPITSMPIKDGIIAVDEEGVIQGIYDSTSFAPIDKAKVERYNGVIIPGFINAHCHIELSHMKGVIPRGTGLPNFLSQVMTARGASMKKIDDAMAKADKEMYQNGIVAVGDHANTDNSSRVKQESEILYHTFIEVIGIEPAEADFKIKEAKSLIHEFTGNHVSITPHAPYSCSKVLFKKFKKAVTETTILSIHNQESDEENKLFRYKIGEFLKFYESIGKDPDSMKAQARNSIQSYLPYLPYPNKIILVHNTYTSLKDLDFVERMDRDIVWCLCPKANLYIEGTLPKVPNFVNAGQLLAIGTDSLASNDKLSILDELKVLHEHFEELDFLQTIQWATINGAIALNIQDQYGSLEIGKKPGIVLLEGMEQMRLTDKVKVKRLA, from the coding sequence ATGTTAAAATATTTAAGTGCTAATTATATTCTGCCGATCACATCGATGCCCATAAAGGACGGTATCATTGCGGTAGATGAGGAAGGAGTAATTCAAGGTATTTATGACTCCACTTCATTTGCGCCGATCGATAAAGCTAAGGTCGAGAGATATAACGGGGTGATTATCCCTGGATTTATCAATGCTCATTGTCATATCGAACTGTCCCATATGAAGGGTGTAATACCGAGAGGTACTGGACTACCGAATTTTTTGAGTCAGGTAATGACGGCACGTGGTGCATCAATGAAAAAAATAGATGATGCAATGGCCAAGGCTGATAAAGAAATGTATCAGAACGGTATTGTGGCTGTAGGTGATCACGCCAATACAGACAATTCTTCGAGGGTCAAGCAGGAGTCGGAGATATTGTACCATACATTTATAGAGGTGATCGGAATTGAGCCTGCTGAAGCAGATTTTAAGATCAAAGAAGCAAAATCCTTGATACATGAATTTACAGGTAATCATGTGTCGATTACACCGCATGCTCCTTATTCCTGCTCTAAAGTGTTGTTCAAGAAATTTAAGAAAGCCGTTACGGAAACAACTATCCTCAGCATACACAACCAGGAAAGTGACGAGGAGAATAAGCTTTTTCGTTACAAAATCGGTGAATTTTTAAAATTCTATGAAAGTATAGGGAAGGATCCCGATTCGATGAAAGCGCAGGCAAGAAACTCCATTCAGTCGTATCTACCGTATCTGCCTTATCCGAATAAGATCATATTGGTTCACAATACGTATACATCTTTGAAGGATCTGGATTTCGTGGAACGTATGGATAGGGATATCGTCTGGTGTCTGTGCCCAAAAGCGAACCTGTATATTGAGGGAACCTTACCCAAAGTCCCCAATTTTGTGAACGCAGGGCAACTGCTGGCTATCGGAACAGATAGCTTGGCTTCAAACGATAAGCTATCGATACTCGACGAATTAAAGGTATTGCATGAACATTTCGAAGAGCTCGATTTTTTGCAAACCATTCAATGGGCAACGATCAATGGGGCCATCGCATTAAATATCCAGGATCAGTACGGATCACTGGAAATTGGCAAGAAGCCGGGGATTGTTTTACTTGAGGGGATGGAGCAGATGCGCTTGACAGATAAAGTTAAAGTCAAACGCTTAGCCTAG